From Scleropages formosus chromosome 9, fSclFor1.1, whole genome shotgun sequence, one genomic window encodes:
- the c1ql3a gene encoding complement C1q-like protein 3 encodes MVLALVILIPVLVSSAGTSARYEMLGTCRMVCDPYGTRSPTSTATADAARDGGLAQPLPTFIQGPKGEPGRPGKAGPRGPPGEPGPPGPAGPPGERGDPGRPGPPGPPGPHAAAGAISAATYSTVPKIAFYAGLKKQHEGYELLKFDDVVTNLGNHYDPATGKFTCSIPGIYFFTYHVLMRGGDGTSMWADLCKNNQVRASAIAQDADQNYDYASNSAVLHLEPGDEVYVKLDGGKAHGGNNNKYSTFSGFIIYAD; translated from the exons ATGGTGCTCGCGCTCGTCATCCTCATCCCCGTGCTGGTCAGCTCCGCGGGCACCTCCGCGCGCTACGAGATGCTCGGCACGTGCCGCATGGTGTGCGACCCGTACGGCACCAGGTCGCCCACGAGCACCGCGACGGCGGACGCGGCGCGCGACGGCGGCCTCGCGCAGCCCCTGCCCACCTTCATCCAGGGTCCGAAAGGGGAGCCGGGGCGTCCGGGGAAGGCGGGTCCTCGGGGTCCTCCGGGAGAGCCGGGGCCGCCCGGACCTGCCGGCCCGCCCGGGGAGCGGGGAGACCCCGGGCGACCAGGACCCCCCGGACCGCCCGGACCGCACGCGGCGGCGGGTGCCATCAGCGCGGCCACGTACAGCACGGTGCCCAAGATCGCGTTCTACGCGGGACTCAAGAAGCAGCACGAGGGCTACGAGCTGCTCAAGTTCGACGACGTGGTGACCAACCTGGGCAACCACTACGACCCCGCCACGGGCAAGTTCACGTGCTCCATCCCGGGCATCTACTTCTTCACCTACCATGTGCTGATGCGCGGCGGCGACGGCACGAGCATGTGGGCGGACCTGTGCAAGAACAACCAG GTGCGGGCCAGTGCCATCGCCCAGGACGCGGACCAGAACTACGACTACGCCAGCAATAGCGCCGTGCTGCACCTGGAGCCCGGCGACGAGGTCTACGTCAAGCTGGATGGCGGCAAGGCGCACGgcggcaacaacaacaaatacagCACCTTCTCTGGGTTCATCATCTATGCCGACTAA